One genomic window of Aggregatilinea lenta includes the following:
- a CDS encoding SH3 domain-containing protein, whose product MKALRWMLSFGVAVVMVCGVVLASQGQLAFAQGGTEEPTDDEGPGLVVFASDRLGNYDIFALNPQTGQLDQLTDDPGMDIEPSWSPDGETIAFASDRDGDFEIYVMRADGTDVVKLTGNEAEDRQPSWQPNGEWLTYVSDVNGQWDVFAISADGAEVRQLTNDTNDERIPGSGAAPEGTAEATEAPGATATVAAPTPTVATPDGTVNTPRLNLRSNPGEGASVAAQLSQGDPVDVVGRLADSTWLQVSASGTTGWVYAPYITLSIDLGSVPVVNAQFMPAPTATPVPPTAVPATAAPTAGSTVPVISFTVDRTSITSGECVNFSWSTENIQSVYFQGTGVVGVGTQQVCPTATTTYELRVILPDGSADPRYITVTVS is encoded by the coding sequence ATGAAAGCTTTGCGTTGGATGCTATCGTTTGGGGTAGCAGTGGTGATGGTTTGTGGCGTGGTCCTGGCGTCGCAGGGGCAGCTGGCATTTGCCCAGGGCGGCACGGAAGAGCCGACCGACGACGAAGGGCCGGGCCTGGTGGTGTTTGCGTCGGACCGGTTGGGAAATTACGACATTTTTGCGCTGAATCCGCAGACCGGGCAGCTTGACCAACTGACGGATGATCCCGGCATGGACATTGAGCCGTCCTGGTCACCGGACGGCGAGACGATTGCGTTTGCGTCCGATCGCGACGGTGATTTTGAAATCTACGTGATGCGCGCCGACGGTACGGATGTGGTGAAGCTGACCGGTAACGAGGCGGAAGACCGCCAGCCGAGCTGGCAGCCTAACGGCGAATGGCTGACGTACGTCTCCGACGTCAACGGCCAGTGGGACGTCTTCGCGATCAGCGCCGACGGCGCAGAGGTTCGCCAGTTGACGAATGACACGAACGACGAGCGTATTCCTGGGTCGGGTGCTGCCCCCGAAGGCACTGCCGAGGCGACTGAAGCGCCGGGCGCTACCGCTACGGTTGCCGCCCCGACGCCGACCGTAGCGACCCCGGACGGCACGGTGAACACGCCGCGCCTCAACCTGCGCTCGAACCCTGGCGAAGGCGCTTCTGTTGCGGCGCAGCTATCACAGGGCGATCCGGTTGACGTCGTAGGACGGCTGGCCGACAGCACGTGGCTGCAAGTGTCCGCGTCCGGCACGACGGGCTGGGTCTACGCGCCGTACATCACGCTGAGCATTGACCTCGGCTCGGTGCCGGTCGTGAACGCGCAGTTCATGCCCGCGCCAACGGCGACGCCGGTCCCGCCGACGGCTGTGCCCGCGACCGCAGCGCCGACCGCCGGATCGACGGTCCCGGTGATCTCCTTCACGGTGGACCGCACCAGCATCACCAGTGGCGAATGCGTGAACTTCTCGTGGTCGACGGAGAATATCCAGTCGGTTTACTTCCAGGGGACGGGCGTGGTTGGCGTTGGGACACAGCAGGTGTGCCCGACCGCCACGACGACGTACGAGCTGCGCGTGATTCTGCCGGACGGCTCCGCCGATCCGCGCTACATCACGGTGACCGTCTCGTAA
- a CDS encoding histidine phosphatase family protein translates to MHLLLIRHGQSFVNLDDWTEGYIDAGLTPLGRQQAEQLGRWLAANVTLAALYTSTMARTLETAAFVAQETGVSATTDDRLREFGNCYGSGQPVPPEAMPIQYATFWGSERPFECINEGGESWMLFRVRISSFLDDVMARFGDGGPETVVAVVCHGGVIDAAFDYVFNVGPNRRVEIWTHNTGIVHWEYVPDSPREKWRLHAHGLVHHLAAFGDGWLGSSPILRDATRPSSPLPMPHENGGE, encoded by the coding sequence GTGCATCTCCTGTTAATCCGGCATGGGCAGAGCTTCGTTAACCTGGACGACTGGACGGAAGGCTACATCGACGCCGGGCTGACGCCGCTGGGCAGGCAGCAGGCCGAGCAGCTCGGCAGGTGGCTGGCGGCCAACGTCACGCTGGCGGCGCTCTACACCAGCACGATGGCGCGCACGCTTGAAACGGCGGCGTTTGTCGCGCAGGAAACCGGCGTCAGCGCGACGACCGACGACCGTCTGCGCGAGTTCGGCAACTGTTATGGCAGCGGGCAGCCCGTGCCCCCGGAGGCGATGCCGATCCAGTACGCGACGTTTTGGGGATCGGAGCGCCCGTTCGAGTGCATCAATGAGGGCGGCGAAAGCTGGATGCTGTTCCGCGTGCGGATCAGCTCGTTTCTGGACGATGTGATGGCCCGGTTTGGCGACGGCGGGCCGGAGACGGTGGTTGCGGTGGTCTGTCACGGCGGCGTAATCGATGCCGCATTCGACTACGTGTTCAACGTGGGGCCTAATCGCCGCGTGGAGATCTGGACGCACAACACCGGGATCGTGCATTGGGAATATGTGCCGGATTCGCCGCGCGAGAAGTGGCGGCTGCATGCGCACGGGCTGGTGCATCACCTCGCGGCGTTCGGTGACGGGTGGCTTGGCTCGTCGCCCATTTTGCGCGACGCGACGCGCCCGTCCAGTCCCCTACCCATGCCGCACGAGAACGGCGGCGAATAG
- a CDS encoding serine/threonine-protein kinase, with the protein MALFDGNLLRLEPGDRLGEYEIVEQIGSGGFSVVYRAEDTTLLRPVAIKQLNPQAFVEEGTREWFIREARLAASLNHPNIVQTYALREHSDALFLIMEYLPGGDLRGLVERRGPLDRTLFLRVAANICHALDTLHARGVIHRDIKPENILLDDEGRFKLTDFGLAHMRTASASGANDATGPQPGTLMYMSPEQALGQEVTPRSDLYALAVVLYEAVTGDFYLDYDAESDGEDALLDAIADDDPLPLNPGDPSVPTALRQPLLHALAKDPADRPASARAFLSEIRRALAPAAEFSPARPRPVANQLLDLPALLRDLSTIRALREEGRDDEAYDRLAHLYASYGHIPEVMAEWGETRLVLGQVDEGIAWLVQAVEMKPDLPHAQLALARVYRQLGDEQAADDALTAAIVADADLVLAAYRDAVAQADVTLAPYDAVVAAFEHAADLDPIAPVLHALGQILALNPAYAPDSLAAFEAAVVSDPAYGPAYVGLGSALLDQGDIDQAVDVLTQAVMGDFPTPDSGEWQKAASVTQRQHAYLLLAIAFAQTDQLDASLDAATSALELSPDVLDADAPGLLALYTDAAQAWIEAGDALHAAEFLAQAIPLAAYQADVDVFVLLDIALHAEADDASAFEVWDSALVWLEAAAGYLAQ; encoded by the coding sequence GTGGCACTCTTTGACGGCAACCTCCTGCGGCTGGAACCGGGCGACCGGCTCGGCGAATACGAGATCGTAGAGCAGATCGGCAGCGGCGGCTTCAGCGTCGTCTACCGGGCCGAAGACACCACCCTGCTGCGCCCGGTCGCCATCAAGCAGCTCAATCCGCAAGCCTTCGTGGAAGAAGGCACGCGCGAGTGGTTCATCCGCGAGGCGCGGCTGGCGGCCAGCCTTAACCACCCCAACATCGTGCAGACCTATGCCTTGCGCGAGCACTCAGACGCCCTGTTCCTGATCATGGAATATCTGCCCGGTGGAGATCTGCGCGGGCTGGTCGAGCGGCGCGGCCCGCTGGACCGCACGCTGTTCCTGCGCGTCGCCGCGAACATCTGCCACGCGCTCGACACGCTGCATGCCCGTGGTGTGATTCACCGCGACATCAAGCCGGAAAACATCTTACTCGACGACGAGGGTCGCTTCAAGCTGACCGATTTCGGCTTGGCGCACATGCGCACGGCCAGCGCGTCCGGCGCGAACGACGCGACCGGCCCCCAACCCGGCACGCTGATGTACATGTCGCCCGAACAGGCGCTCGGCCAGGAGGTCACGCCGCGCTCCGACCTCTACGCGCTGGCCGTGGTGCTCTACGAAGCCGTGACGGGCGACTTCTACCTGGACTATGACGCGGAATCCGACGGCGAAGATGCCCTGCTGGACGCAATTGCGGACGACGATCCGCTGCCGCTCAATCCCGGCGATCCGTCCGTCCCCACTGCGCTGCGCCAGCCCCTGCTGCACGCCCTCGCCAAAGATCCGGCGGATCGCCCGGCCAGCGCGCGCGCCTTCCTGAGCGAAATTCGCCGCGCCCTCGCGCCCGCCGCCGAGTTTTCGCCCGCGCGACCGCGCCCGGTCGCCAACCAGCTGCTCGATCTACCCGCCCTGCTGCGCGATCTGTCCACCATCCGCGCTCTGCGCGAGGAAGGCCGCGACGACGAGGCGTACGACCGGCTGGCGCACCTCTACGCGAGCTACGGGCACATTCCCGAAGTCATGGCCGAATGGGGCGAAACTCGTCTGGTCCTGGGCCAAGTCGATGAGGGCATCGCCTGGCTGGTGCAGGCCGTCGAGATGAAACCCGACCTGCCGCACGCGCAGCTTGCCCTGGCCCGCGTCTACCGCCAACTGGGAGACGAGCAGGCCGCCGACGATGCCCTGACCGCGGCGATTGTGGCCGACGCCGACCTCGTGCTGGCCGCCTACCGCGACGCCGTCGCACAGGCGGACGTGACGCTGGCACCCTACGACGCAGTCGTCGCGGCCTTCGAGCACGCGGCAGATCTCGACCCCATCGCCCCGGTGCTGCACGCCCTCGGCCAGATTCTGGCGCTCAATCCGGCCTACGCGCCGGACAGTCTAGCCGCCTTCGAAGCAGCAGTCGTGTCAGATCCCGCTTACGGCCCGGCCTACGTCGGTCTCGGCAGCGCCCTGCTGGACCAGGGCGACATCGATCAAGCCGTCGACGTGCTCACCCAGGCTGTTATGGGCGACTTCCCGACCCCGGACTCTGGCGAGTGGCAAAAAGCGGCCAGTGTCACCCAGCGCCAGCACGCGTACCTGCTGCTGGCGATTGCGTTCGCGCAGACGGACCAACTCGACGCCAGCCTCGACGCCGCTACCAGCGCCCTTGAGTTGTCACCGGACGTCCTGGACGCGGACGCGCCGGGCCTGCTCGCGCTCTACACGGACGCCGCGCAAGCCTGGATCGAGGCAGGAGACGCGCTGCACGCCGCCGAGTTTCTGGCCCAGGCGATCCCGCTGGCTGCGTATCAGGCCGACGTGGACGTGTTCGTGCTGCTCGATATCGCGCTGCACGCCGAAGCGGACGACGCGTCAGCGTTCGAGGTCTGGGACTCGGCGTTGGTCTGGTTGGAAGCCGCCGCCGGCTACCTCGCGCAGTAA
- a CDS encoding PAS domain S-box protein, with translation MSGQSQEYQSKLAQAEQELQRAQARIAALEAAQETSQRDARAAGEIDAWGLMDMLSGACEIIDTKWRVAYVNDAAARYSGLAKDEMQGQLITECHPGIEASPLYPILQHCMQARVDYSGEFEFAGDGSGPVWVDIQVHPLPVGLLIRGFDITDRKQAQRRLQASEERLRLFVMHAPAPIAMLDKDMRYIAASRRWFSAYRLDDVDVIGQSHYELFPDLPERWRAAHQLGLAGTPSSADAEPFVHPDGQVDWARWEVQPWYTSDGEVGGIFLLTEDVTRQKEAEAKLAYQSMILSHVHDAVIATDDQFRVTYWNRAAEQMFGWTADEMIGQLGDDLMQSEFHGTTRESAMKDLFAGKSYDLDVSYRCKDGKRLVTQSNAVALTGPHGEFAGMIVSARDITEQKWAEHQVQKLTRTLSVLSDVNQAIVRERDLRKLLNMTCEIAVRRGDFRMAWIGLIDSISHRVTPVARDGVVGDYLDRLALDLSGDMPPPECLEGALQRGERWICNDLEQAATEAPERELALTQGYRACALYPLRVSGETRGVFGLYTADAQFFDEDELRLLDEMVGDVSFAIEFAERDAERKRVEEALRASEEKYRSLVESSDSVIAMFDGDGTVLYGNEIAARSLNLTPETIIGKSMHELFPPAVATYQLNSIKRAIQTGVGSVAESLSAIAEGRRWYRTSVQPVLDASGKGVAATINAVDITAIKEVEEALREAYDTLEKRVVERTAELQAAKDRLEAILNNSPSGILLLDLELRIRQANVAFSRLFASESPGHFGQSLLTYIHPDDRGRVEALVDTPAVAPVGSHIEVRGIRPDGTTFDAELSIGYIHEDGAVCIVQDITVRKAQEQQLRYHASVQSSMNDAVIVTDLEFHIQSWNRAAQLIYGWREDEVRGQSVLDLLETQYDESSGQRAQIREQYARAGHWAGEVIQKHKDGSPIFVRSSVTTIRDEQGHPYGMVAVNSDITERKAAEHSLHTYAAEIHDLYNNAPCGYHSLNEDGVFVQINDTELQWLGYSRDEVLNKLSFRDIVTPESRKEFEASFPLFKKRGWITDQEFDLVRKDGSTLHVLISATAITDDNGRYVMSRTTLFDITELKRAQEAIRENELRYRLLADNVTDVVLRADLAGNYVYISPSCTAVMGYTPDELLGRKTLDFVHPDDLGIAAKAVQRALTAGDPEFRINVRFHHRAGHYVWLETVGQMIYAQHSGEPEGYVASAREVTARKQAEDALRESEGRFRSVIDAATDYILLLNRGGKVRMANPTALRDLGYEEDQVVGQLVTAFFLPDSQAAFGAEFPHLLETGTLRSEKRLLRKDGSAADMDCSWSVAYDEARQPQSVVVVMRDIAERKRAEEALRQALEKERELGDLKSRFVSMASHEFRTPLATILALTEMLITYRHQLADEHIAHRLDNIKEQVGHLTDIMEDVLQLARMQARRVEFNPAPVDLDALCRSIIDEYQSQPPVQHHVSYTCNPALRHVVLDRKLMRQIIGNLISNAIKYSPEKHAVVVTLDYVDEALVLSVRDEGIGIPAADLKHLFEPFHRGSNVGTIAGTGLGLNIVKESVDLHSGDIRVTSDTGGTTFTVTIPVAIQGESDAKDSGH, from the coding sequence ATGTCCGGGCAATCACAAGAGTACCAGTCAAAGCTGGCGCAAGCCGAACAGGAACTGCAGCGCGCGCAGGCACGAATTGCCGCGCTGGAGGCCGCGCAAGAGACGTCGCAGCGTGACGCGAGAGCAGCCGGCGAGATCGATGCGTGGGGTCTTATGGACATGCTGTCCGGTGCGTGCGAGATCATCGATACCAAGTGGCGCGTGGCCTACGTTAACGACGCAGCCGCGCGTTACAGCGGCCTTGCAAAAGACGAGATGCAGGGCCAGTTAATCACCGAGTGTCACCCCGGCATCGAAGCCAGCCCCTTATATCCCATTTTGCAGCACTGCATGCAAGCGCGTGTTGACTACAGCGGCGAGTTTGAGTTCGCTGGCGACGGCAGCGGCCCTGTGTGGGTCGATATTCAAGTCCACCCTCTGCCAGTCGGCCTGCTGATTCGCGGCTTCGATATCACGGACCGCAAGCAAGCTCAAAGGCGTCTGCAAGCCAGCGAAGAACGACTGCGGCTGTTCGTGATGCACGCTCCGGCACCGATCGCGATGCTCGACAAGGACATGCGCTACATCGCGGCCAGCCGCCGCTGGTTTTCGGCTTACCGGCTGGACGACGTAGACGTCATCGGGCAGTCGCACTACGAGCTGTTCCCTGACCTGCCGGAACGATGGCGCGCCGCGCACCAGCTTGGCCTTGCGGGCACACCGTCCAGCGCTGATGCCGAGCCGTTCGTTCACCCCGACGGGCAGGTGGATTGGGCGCGGTGGGAGGTCCAGCCGTGGTATACCAGCGACGGTGAGGTGGGCGGCATCTTCTTGCTAACCGAAGACGTCACCCGTCAGAAAGAAGCGGAAGCGAAGCTGGCGTACCAATCGATGATCCTTTCGCACGTGCACGACGCCGTGATCGCGACTGACGACCAGTTCAGGGTCACCTACTGGAACCGGGCGGCAGAGCAGATGTTCGGTTGGACCGCCGACGAAATGATCGGGCAGTTGGGCGACGATCTGATGCAGAGCGAGTTTCACGGGACGACACGCGAGTCCGCGATGAAGGATTTGTTCGCAGGCAAGTCGTACGATCTCGACGTGAGTTACCGGTGTAAGGACGGCAAACGCCTGGTGACGCAGTCCAACGCTGTGGCTCTGACCGGCCCGCACGGCGAATTTGCCGGGATGATCGTTTCGGCGCGCGACATCACCGAGCAAAAATGGGCCGAGCACCAGGTCCAGAAGCTGACTCGCACGCTTTCTGTTCTGAGCGATGTCAACCAGGCGATTGTCCGCGAGCGCGACCTGCGCAAGCTGCTGAACATGACATGCGAGATCGCCGTGCGCAGGGGCGATTTTCGTATGGCGTGGATCGGACTGATCGATTCGATCTCGCACCGGGTAACGCCTGTCGCTCGCGATGGGGTGGTGGGGGATTATCTCGACCGGCTGGCGCTGGATTTGAGTGGCGACATGCCTCCGCCGGAATGCCTGGAAGGCGCGCTGCAGCGGGGCGAACGCTGGATCTGCAACGATCTTGAACAGGCGGCCACCGAAGCACCGGAACGCGAACTGGCGCTGACGCAGGGATACCGCGCCTGCGCGCTTTACCCGCTGCGTGTATCGGGCGAAACTCGCGGCGTCTTTGGGCTGTATACAGCCGACGCGCAGTTCTTCGACGAGGACGAGCTGCGGCTGCTGGACGAGATGGTGGGAGATGTTTCCTTTGCCATCGAGTTTGCTGAGCGCGATGCAGAGCGGAAACGGGTCGAAGAGGCGCTGCGCGCCAGCGAAGAGAAGTATCGCAGCCTGGTGGAAAGCTCCGATTCCGTGATCGCCATGTTCGATGGGGATGGGACGGTGCTGTATGGCAATGAGATCGCCGCGCGCTCGCTGAACCTGACCCCCGAAACGATCATTGGCAAGTCGATGCACGAGTTGTTCCCCCCTGCTGTTGCCACCTATCAGCTGAACTCCATCAAGAGGGCGATCCAAACCGGCGTGGGATCGGTGGCTGAATCCCTGAGCGCTATCGCAGAGGGTAGACGCTGGTACCGGACGAGCGTGCAGCCCGTGCTCGACGCATCCGGCAAGGGCGTGGCCGCAACGATCAACGCCGTGGACATCACCGCGATTAAAGAGGTGGAAGAAGCGCTGCGCGAGGCGTATGACACGCTTGAGAAGCGCGTCGTGGAACGTACTGCCGAGCTGCAAGCAGCCAAAGACCGGCTTGAGGCGATCTTGAACAACAGCCCCAGCGGAATTTTGCTGCTCGATCTCGAGTTGCGCATCCGCCAGGCAAATGTGGCGTTCAGTCGCCTGTTTGCCAGCGAAAGCCCGGGCCATTTCGGCCAGTCGCTGCTCACCTACATTCACCCGGATGACAGGGGGCGCGTCGAAGCGTTGGTGGACACGCCAGCAGTCGCCCCGGTTGGCAGTCACATCGAAGTGCGTGGCATTCGACCGGATGGCACCACCTTCGACGCGGAGTTGAGCATCGGCTACATCCATGAGGATGGCGCGGTCTGCATCGTGCAGGACATCACCGTGCGCAAAGCACAGGAGCAGCAACTTCGCTATCACGCCAGCGTGCAGAGCAGCATGAACGACGCCGTCATCGTGACCGACCTGGAGTTCCACATTCAAAGCTGGAATCGGGCTGCGCAATTGATCTACGGCTGGCGCGAGGACGAAGTGCGCGGCCAGTCGGTCCTGGACCTCTTAGAGACGCAATACGATGAATCGAGTGGGCAGCGCGCGCAGATTCGCGAACAGTACGCACGGGCGGGCCACTGGGCCGGCGAGGTGATCCAGAAGCATAAGGACGGCTCGCCCATTTTCGTGCGCTCATCCGTGACGACGATTCGAGATGAGCAGGGACACCCCTACGGGATGGTGGCCGTGAACAGTGACATCACGGAGCGTAAGGCTGCTGAGCATTCCCTGCATACTTATGCAGCGGAGATCCACGACCTGTACAACAACGCCCCGTGCGGATACCACTCGTTGAACGAAGACGGCGTGTTTGTGCAGATCAACGATACGGAACTGCAATGGCTGGGCTACAGCCGCGACGAGGTCTTGAACAAGTTGTCGTTCAGGGACATTGTGACGCCCGAAAGCCGGAAAGAGTTCGAAGCCAGTTTCCCGCTGTTCAAGAAACGCGGCTGGATCACCGATCAGGAATTCGATCTCGTCCGTAAGGATGGAAGCACGCTTCACGTGCTGATCAGCGCGACGGCGATTACCGATGACAACGGGCGGTACGTTATGAGCCGCACGACGCTCTTTGACATCACCGAACTGAAACGCGCCCAGGAGGCGATCCGCGAAAACGAGCTGCGCTATCGCTTGCTGGCGGACAACGTGACCGATGTCGTGCTGCGTGCCGATTTAGCAGGGAACTACGTCTACATCTCGCCGTCGTGCACGGCGGTGATGGGCTATACGCCCGACGAGCTGCTGGGGCGGAAGACGCTCGACTTCGTCCATCCCGATGATCTTGGCATCGCGGCAAAAGCGGTCCAGCGCGCCCTGACGGCGGGCGATCCGGAATTCAGAATTAATGTGCGGTTCCATCACCGGGCCGGGCACTACGTGTGGCTGGAGACGGTGGGGCAGATGATCTACGCGCAGCACTCCGGCGAGCCGGAAGGCTACGTCGCCTCGGCGCGCGAGGTTACGGCTCGTAAGCAAGCCGAAGACGCCCTGCGCGAGAGTGAGGGCCGCTTCCGCTCGGTAATCGACGCGGCCACCGACTACATACTGCTGCTCAACCGGGGCGGCAAGGTCCGTATGGCGAACCCAACGGCCCTGCGCGACCTGGGCTATGAGGAAGATCAGGTGGTCGGCCAGTTGGTGACGGCGTTCTTCTTGCCCGACTCGCAGGCCGCCTTCGGGGCGGAATTCCCGCATCTGCTCGAAACGGGCACGCTGCGCAGCGAAAAGCGGCTGCTGCGCAAAGACGGGTCGGCTGCCGATATGGACTGCTCGTGGTCGGTGGCCTATGACGAAGCGAGGCAGCCGCAGTCCGTGGTCGTGGTCATGCGCGACATCGCCGAGCGCAAACGCGCCGAGGAAGCGCTGCGGCAGGCGCTGGAGAAAGAGCGAGAGCTGGGCGATCTGAAGTCGCGCTTCGTGTCGATGGCGTCGCACGAATTCCGCACGCCGCTGGCGACCATCCTGGCCCTGACCGAGATGCTGATTACCTACCGGCACCAACTGGCCGACGAGCACATCGCGCACCGGCTGGACAACATCAAAGAGCAGGTCGGGCACCTGACGGACATTATGGAAGATGTGCTGCAACTCGCCCGCATGCAGGCCCGCAGGGTGGAGTTCAATCCCGCGCCGGTTGACCTGGACGCGCTGTGCCGCAGCATCATCGACGAGTACCAGAGCCAGCCGCCGGTGCAGCACCACGTGAGCTACACGTGCAACCCTGCACTGCGCCACGTCGTGCTCGATCGCAAGCTGATGCGACAGATCATCGGCAACCTGATCTCGAATGCCATCAAATATTCCCCTGAGAAGCATGCGGTTGTCGTAACGCTGGATTATGTGGACGAGGCGCTGGTTTTGTCAGTGCGCGATGAGGGTATCGGCATCCCGGCGGCGGATCTGAAACACCTGTTTGAACCGTTCCATCGCGGTAGCAATGTGGGCACCATCGCCGGGACGGGGTTAGGGCTGAATATCGTCAAGGAATCTGTGGACCTTCACAGTGGCGATATCAGGGTAACCAGCGACACAGGAGGCACAACGTTTACCGTCACGATTCCAGTTGCGATCCAAGGAGAAAGTGATGCCAAAGATTCTGGTCATTGA
- a CDS encoding secondary thiamine-phosphate synthase enzyme YjbQ encodes MHSLVVPTTRKTELVDITEIVQDAVRADGFDDGILALFCPHTTAGITLNENWDPDVQTDVLLTVDERIAPPDPRHRHGEGNSPAHVKTSLFGSSQVVLVEGGKLLLGQWQGIYLAEFDGPRRRKVWLKFIGG; translated from the coding sequence ATGCACAGCCTGGTGGTGCCCACAACCCGCAAAACCGAGCTGGTCGATATAACTGAAATCGTTCAGGATGCCGTGCGCGCGGATGGTTTCGACGACGGTATTCTGGCGCTGTTTTGCCCACATACGACGGCGGGTATTACACTCAACGAAAACTGGGACCCCGACGTGCAAACCGACGTGCTGCTGACCGTGGACGAGCGCATTGCGCCGCCCGATCCGCGTCACCGGCACGGCGAGGGAAATTCCCCGGCGCACGTCAAGACGTCCCTATTCGGCTCCAGCCAGGTCGTGCTGGTCGAAGGGGGCAAGCTGCTGCTGGGGCAGTGGCAAGGGATCTATCTGGCGGAGTTTGACGGACCGCGACGCCGGAAGGTATGGCTCAAGTTTATTGGCGGCTGA
- a CDS encoding toll/interleukin-1 receptor domain-containing protein: METDLSTAYIFVNYANEDNAFALQLYDELQKAGQNVWIDQRDVGRDERWHQAINRALHACSHMILVWSKAAEATSEVESEWVHFTSHDKPILIVLRDRQPVHYNLQKYPAIDFTSDPTGAIKKLLAHLNATQRDPRTATLAIEQGNAAFRSYDYTTAIKCYNRALSLDPANALAYYSRGISYYQLNHTERALQDFQSAIREDPGMAAAYYLQGMILRTQGEHERALESFSETIRNDAAHAKAYYYRGLTHDLLGDSERALDDYSSAIKIDDSTPAIGMRGTIYYTMGNYTEALHDLDRAVLLSPSDPTIFLMRGKIYEATGRALDALKDYSQALTLDNTLDEAYRGRGITYSMLGNYETAIDDLAQALALNPADALAYRARGDAYYALGSDQKALNDYNEAIRLSPEDWTAYHNRGVLNHSLERLQDALDDFNRALQFNPQFGLAYFNRGNVHYELGQLNAALADYDEAIEIDAQDASAFHNRGITYNKLAMYDDAIRDFTHVLHLDPSYAEAYYNRHLTYLQRSQTGDERLAKADMDQYRRLTQTVARTNSQLSVLER, from the coding sequence ATGGAGACCGACCTATCGACAGCCTACATTTTCGTTAACTACGCCAACGAAGATAATGCTTTTGCTCTCCAGCTCTATGACGAGCTACAAAAAGCGGGCCAGAACGTCTGGATCGACCAGCGCGACGTGGGCCGCGACGAGCGCTGGCATCAGGCCATCAACCGCGCCCTGCACGCCTGCTCGCATATGATCCTCGTGTGGTCGAAGGCCGCCGAAGCGACCAGCGAGGTCGAGAGTGAGTGGGTTCATTTCACGTCGCACGACAAACCCATCCTGATCGTGCTGCGCGACCGGCAGCCGGTGCACTACAACCTCCAGAAGTACCCGGCCATCGACTTCACCAGCGACCCGACCGGCGCGATCAAAAAGCTGCTGGCGCACCTCAACGCGACCCAGCGCGACCCGCGCACGGCGACGCTCGCCATCGAACAGGGCAACGCGGCGTTCCGCAGCTACGACTACACCACCGCGATCAAGTGCTATAACCGCGCGCTCAGCCTGGACCCGGCCAACGCGCTCGCTTACTACAGCCGGGGCATTTCGTACTACCAGCTCAACCACACCGAACGCGCGCTGCAAGACTTTCAATCCGCTATCCGCGAAGATCCCGGTATGGCCGCTGCCTATTATCTGCAAGGCATGATTCTGCGGACGCAGGGCGAGCACGAGCGGGCGCTGGAGAGCTTCTCCGAGACGATCCGTAACGACGCCGCGCATGCCAAAGCCTACTATTATCGGGGCCTGACTCACGACCTGCTGGGCGATTCCGAGCGCGCCCTCGACGATTATTCCAGCGCAATCAAGATCGACGACAGCACGCCCGCCATCGGCATGCGTGGCACGATCTACTACACGATGGGCAACTATACGGAGGCCCTCCACGACCTCGACCGCGCGGTGCTGCTCAGCCCGTCCGACCCGACCATCTTCCTCATGCGCGGCAAGATTTACGAAGCGACGGGCCGCGCGCTGGACGCGCTCAAGGACTACAGCCAGGCGCTCACGCTGGACAACACCCTCGACGAAGCCTACCGGGGACGGGGCATCACGTACAGCATGCTCGGCAATTACGAGACGGCGATCGACGATCTTGCCCAGGCGTTGGCGCTCAATCCCGCCGACGCCCTCGCCTACCGCGCGCGCGGGGACGCCTACTACGCCCTCGGCAGCGACCAGAAGGCGCTGAACGACTATAACGAGGCGATCCGCCTCTCACCCGAAGACTGGACGGCCTATCACAATCGCGGCGTGCTCAATCACAGCCTGGAGCGCCTGCAAGACGCTCTGGACGACTTCAACCGGGCGCTGCAGTTCAACCCGCAGTTCGGGCTGGCCTACTTCAACCGGGGCAACGTGCATTACGAGCTGGGGCAGCTCAACGCCGCCCTGGCCGACTACGACGAGGCGATTGAGATCGACGCCCAGGACGCCAGCGCGTTCCATAACCGGGGCATCACCTACAACAAGCTGGCCATGTACGACGACGCCATCCGCGACTTCACGCACGTCCTGCACCTGGACCCTTCCTACGCCGAAGCGTACTATAACCGGCATCTCACCTACCTCCAGCGCAGTCAGACCGGGGACGAGCGACTGGCGAAGGCCGACATGGACCAGTACCGCCGCCTGACGCAGACCGTAGCGCGCACCAACAGTCAGTTGTCCGTGCTCGAACGCTAG